In Acinonyx jubatus isolate Ajub_Pintada_27869175 chromosome A3, VMU_Ajub_asm_v1.0, whole genome shotgun sequence, a genomic segment contains:
- the PCBP1 gene encoding poly(rC)-binding protein 1, whose product MDAGVTESGLNVTLTIRLLMHGKEVGSIIGKKGESVKRIREESGARINISEGNCPERIITLTGPTNAIFKAFAMIIDKLEEDINSSMTNSTAASRPPVTLRLVVPATQCGSLIGKGGCKIKEIRESTGAQVQVAGDMLPNSTERAITIAGVPQSVTECVKQICLVMLETLSQSPQGRVMTIPYQPMPASSPVICAGGQDRCSDAAGYPHATHDLEGPPLDAYSIQGQHTISPLDLAKLNQVARQQSHFAMMHGGTGFAGIDSSSPEVKGYWASLDASTQTTHELTIPNNLIGCIIGRQGANINEIRQMSGAQIKIANPVEGSSGRQVTITGSAASISLAQYLINARLSSEKGMGCS is encoded by the coding sequence ATGGATGCCGGTGTGACTGAAAGTGGACTAAATGTGACTCTCACCATTCGGCTGCTTATGCACGGAAAGGAAGTAGGAAGCATCATTGGGAAGAAAGGGGAGTCGGTTAAGAGGATCCGCGAGGAGAGTGGCGCGCGGATCAACATCTCGGAGGGGAATTGTCCGGAGAGAATCATCACTCTGACCGGCCCCACCAATGCCATCTTTAAGGCCTTCGCTATGATCATCGACAAGCTGGAAGAAGATATTAACAGCTCCATGACCAACAGCACGGCGGCCAGCAGGCCCCCGGTCACCCTGAGGCTGGTGGTGCCGGCCACCCAGTGCGGCTCCCTGATTGGGAAAGGCGGGTGTAAGATCAAAGAGATCCGCGAGAGTACGGGGGCCCAGGTCCAGGTGGCGGGGGATATGCTGCCCAACTCCACCGAGCGAGCCATCACCATTGCTGGCGTGCCGCAGTCTGTCACCGAGTGTGTCAAGCAGATCTGCCTGGTCATGCTGGAGACGCTCTCCCAGTCTCCGCAAGGGAGAGTCATGACCATTCCGTACCAGCCCATGCCGGCCAGCTCTCCAGTCATCTGTGCGGGCGGCCAAGATCGGTGCAGCGACGCTGCGGGCTACCCCCATGCCACCCATGACCTGGAGGGACCACCTCTAGATGCCTACTCGATTCAAGGACAACACACCATTTCTCCGCTCGATCTGGCCAAGCTGAACCAGGTGGCAAGACAACAGTCTCACTTTGCCATGATGCACGGCGGGACCGGATTCGCCGGAATTGACTCCAGCTCTCCAGAGGTGAAAGGCTATTGGGCAAGTTTGGATGCATCTACTCAAACGACCCATGAACTCACCATTCCAAATAACTTAATTGGCTGCATAATCGGGCGCCAAGGCGCCAACATTAATGAGATCCGCCAGATGTCCGGGGCCCAGATCAAAATTGCCAATCCAGTGGAAGGCTCTTCTGGTAGGCAGGTTACTATCACTGGTTCTGCTGCCAGTATTAGTCTGGCCCAATATCTAATCAATGCCAGGCTTTCCTCTGAGAAGGGCATGGGGTGCAGCTAG